The sequence below is a genomic window from Alosa alosa isolate M-15738 ecotype Scorff River chromosome 5, AALO_Geno_1.1, whole genome shotgun sequence.
atttttattatatttttaaatcacATCTCAATTCTGTGTTATCAAGTAGCACAGTTAGGGTGGCCATTACGATGAGAGGGACCTGATTTAGGAATGGGCCCAAAGAGTCCTTTTACTCCTTAATGTACCAAATTAGCTTCACATCAGCTATGCATTGTCAGGATTTGTACTGATTTGATGACCCCCTGTAATGTTATGTTGTAATTCTCTGACCTGATTTTAAATTTCAAGACCAATCACTGTGTGATAGGGTAGAATGAATGCATTCCTCTTCACTAAAACATCAATGGAGTCAGTTGATGTTGCCAGTTCAAATCTAAGTAATGTCCAGTTCCAGTGACCATTGCTAATATCTATCTGGGTTAATCCACATCATATGCCCTAGTACACCCCAGTGCAGTCACATGTGAGACACTGGTGGactgatgaaaaaaaaacaaattgattCCAATCCCAAGAGAATACAAGTGCTCTTGACATAAATTGTTTTGGTTAGTCATatctgaaaagaaaagaaaattatGTGAACGCTTGGCTGGCACAAAGACACTGCCACCTCCTGTGATCAGCCAGCTCTGTCCTCAAGCAGGGCTTGGCTGTCTAATGACATGCATGGTCAGAAGATACCCTGTCAAAGGTAGCCAATGCATTGCCTCCTcccgttctctctccctctccctctctatttttCTCAAACCTGAGAGCTCAAACAcctgttctcttctcttcatctctctctctctcattgctcGTTCTGACTGACTCACCCACTCTGCCTTGCTCTCGGTCCAACACAATTCATCTCAGGGCCTCAACACGTCTGTATGGTTATTCTAGATTTTCATAGCAATTCCTTTCTCTGGAAGGCTTATTTAGGAGTTCGAATGCAATGGATTAATCTGCTCCTTGAATGAATTCAGACAGGGAAGAAGAGCTCTTGAAGCATGAAGAGGAATTAAGCAGCATTTCCAGGTTAGTTCATGCAGCTGTGCTTATATCTGTCTTTTAAAATGCAATGGTCGGTTCACAGTTTGATATTGAGATGCATTTCCTGTCTATGCATTGGGAGGCATTTTCTGTCTTTTGTCCTTCAGACAGATTTCTTTCTTTATCAGTGTTTTCAGTGTGTTATTCTCTAATAAGTAAGCTTTACTTACTTGAACATTTTGGAAAATATTtggattaattaattaattttaaattaCACTATCGTGCCTGTCCAAATACAGAATATTTTGACATGAAAGCTTTCAAATTTAGCTTCAGTATCATCCATATCCATTCTGTGATTTAATCCTTGGAGCATGTGGTATTAAACATTTTGCAGTAAattgtgttatcctcaaataCATGCTCACAACACAAATAATGTTATTTCCCAATcaggtgtagtggtaaaataagaggtgggtaaactatgaatccTGTGAGCACAGGAGGTGGATTGCACCATGtggtatcagattttttaaaaaggcattcagaacatgtttgatgatggtggagctCACTgttcaatgtttataacaatagtggtattaaatggttgttgatgagtgtacatattgtgaatgtggataaaacAGTGTGATTTTCTAAAGGTtaaaactcttttgagaggtggataaactatttctgaaatttcagaggtgggtaaaatgtgtttacttgcgtttagcctcaaCTACATCCCTGCTCCCAATATTAAACTATGTGCCTCACatgaaagaacacacacacacacatacacatatcttGTGGAACAAGATCTCCCCTCTCTGACACTCTCCCTACATCCCAGTTGCTACACAGAATCCTATTTAGTCATTATTGTACATTATTGAGTGGTGGATCAGAACACTTTTAGCCAACTAATGTTTGAATACAGTGCATACTTTTAGTAAGGGCAAACAGATTCTGTCAAAAAAAAAGCATATGCTTTTACCAGCATTAGTTATGttaataaatatttctttatCACTGGAGTATGACAAGAAGTCAGCTAATAATGTGTGCAGAATATTGGCATAATGTTTGGGGTGAAGGGGTGGTTAAATATgctcagtactcattctgcatGTTATCCGTTGTGAATCGCACACATGCATCCAGGTGCTAAGTGCTTTGTTTGGCGTTCCTCTCTAGTGCTACCCTGGCAACAATCATTGGCCTGAACTGTATGGCCTGTGGTTTCCATCGTGCTCTTCTATTTGGGTGGGAGATGGCAGACATTAAGGATTCTCTCTGTTCTAAGGTCGACTGCAGACCAGGGCAGGGCCCCCAAAGCGCACGCTGGAGCTTTAAAGGCCATCCTGGGGAGTGCTCAGGCCCGCCCACATGAGATCACTACTGGGGCGCAAACCAATCAGGACACGGCCGAGTCTTCTGCATCTTTACTCCCCATTCCCTCTTTTCTATTGGTTAAAAAAATACTGCCTGGTTTTGTGAGGAAGAGATAACGATATATATAACGACAGAGCTATAGAGTATTAGCTGAGAAATTAGTAGTTTAATAGTTGAGAAAGATGTTCTTCATAAAAATAGTTTTCTCAATCTCTAAGGAGTATGCATATTTGGTAAAGTGCATAATTTAATGGTATTATTCACAAAAactacaacagcaacaacaaccacaaaaataacagcaacaaaaaaacaaatagaaaacTGTTTGTATATAATTTTGTATGCAGGTATGTGCCCTGATTAGCATTAATCAATCATTGGGGAGCACATTCAGTATCATTTAAAGCACATGAATAGGATGTCCCTGGAGGGCTGACGTATGTTTTTCTTCAGGCCCTGCTGAAAGctcagctctcctttgtcacTTTGTCGCTTTCTGCTGTCCTTGCTCTGCGAGAGCGTCAGCACAGCTTTTGCGTTTACCACTCTCTGCTCAGTGAAGGGCGCCAGACTATTCATCCTCCCACACATATTACCTCAGCATCAATGTTTTCTCTCAAATATGTGTTAAGAAACttaacagagacacacacacacacacacaaacacaaagaaccaCACAGTCTCTACCCACTATAATATAACAGTCTGTAGTCTATAGAGGGGCATTGTGTAACAAGAGTACAAGGCCACTCAGACAATGGACTTCTGCAAGAGGTACCGTCACTAAGGGACATGACAGTAAGCAGGTTTGTCTTGGAAATCATTTCAGACTTTAGTGAAGGAATTCAAGACTATGCGAATCAATATAAGATACAGTCATATCCATGCAACCCACATTATTTTTCACAAGAGaattaaagacaatttttttttattggcatACACATTTGGAAAGAATTGATGCCTAACCAAAACTAACTGACAGCCTTGAAACAACTCATTTTCTGGCAGGTGGCTTTCATCAGCTTCCAAATCTCCCATGATTCACTGAGCCCCGACCAGTCTCCACAACCAGACATGGACGACTCGCCAACGGAAGTGCGCACAGACGGGAACTCTCTGCTGAAGGCCGTGTACCTGAGCCGTCTGAGGCTTACACGACTCCTGCTCGAGGGCGGGGCCTACATCAACGAGAGCAATGAGCGAGGCGAGACTCCACTCATGGTGGCCTGCAGGACCCATCACTCTGATGCACAAAGTGTGCCCAAGGCCAAGATGGTGAAGTGAGTCTAACCTTGTTGTCAACTACAGTAGATTCATTCCCCTAAATGAATGCACTCACCAGATGTGCTTTCTGAGAGCATACAGTCTACTTGGCAAGGTCATCTACCTCCTGCTGTTTATTTTCTGCATATGGTACTTCAGCTATTTAAATCTGTTTTATGATTTTGTATGTGAATATGGTGCACATTAGTGTTGTGTACATCATCTACTTCATTATGAGTTATAAACTTGAACATCTCTCTTGGTATGTCCCTCCATCTTGGTAACTTGACACCCATACTCCTCTCAGATACCTGCTTGAGAGTAATGCAGACCCAAACATTCAGGACAAGAGTGGAAAGACAGCTCTGATGCACGCTTGCATGGAGCGGGCAGGCATGGAGGTGTTGTCCTTGCTGCTGTCCAGCGGAGCCGACCCCAGCCTGGAGGACCACTCTGGCTCGTCCGCCCTGGTCTACGCTGTGAACTCTGGGGACAAGGACGCCCTGAGGGTGCTGCTGGACGCCTGCAAAGCCAAGGGCAAGgaagtcatcatcatcaccacagaCAAGCTGCCGTCTGGCCGACAAATGACCAAACAGTACCTGAACGTCCCGCCACCACCGGACCTAGAAGACCGCTTGCACTGCACCCCTGCCTCATGCATGTCACCGTCTGAAATTCAGCTCTGCACTCCACCTCACCCCTTGTGCACTGCCCTGCCTGAGTGTCAGCGACTTGGACAGAGGGACTCTCAGGGCCTGATCTCCGCTGCTAGCGTGGGCATGTCGCAGCCCGGCTCACCGACGCACACCCACACCGCAAGCACCATCCAAGCCCCGGGAGTGGCCAAACTCCTGCACCTCCAGAGGCTTCACTCAGAGCCGTGGCTGAAGATCCCTCCGTCTCTGCTGCTCCAGCAGAGCAAAGGTGCTTCCCTGACCGAGGAGCTCCAGGACATCACGCCCGAGGAGGAGCTGACCTTTCAAATGAACGGCCTCCATTACTCCAGGAGAACTCTGGCCGCCTCCCGCCATCAGAGCATCGACGTGAAGGACGGCAGCGGTCTGCTGCGGGCCCTGGAGCACGGCAACAGGAGCGATAAGGACCAGGGTGGTGGAGCCAGGGCCCTGCTGAGTAGGAAGATGTCCTACGACAGCGCGTCGTCTCTCCAACATTTCTCATCGCACCACAACCTCGGTCGGGAAGGGGGCGCAGCGGAAGCCGTTCCCGTGGACAGAGACGTCCCGGACTGCCTCCCCAACCTCGCCGTGTCCAGCTTGAGAAATGTTGTTCGCCGGCGGAACATCGGGATGGAGCACTACAGCTCCGACTCCCAGCTGccccagttcagcagccagACCTCTGAGGAGCGGGCGGGGTCAGCAGTGTCGGCGTCCGAGAAGCGCAAGCTTGTCCCTAGCCGCTCGTCCACCCTGTCGGGGTCCAGGGAGTCGTTGGAGGGCCTTCCCCAGAGGAGAGCTGCGGCCGGCGGGATGCTGGAGCGCAGGGGCTCCGGGGCACTTCTGCTGGACCACATCGCCCAAACGCGGCCCGGGTACCTGCCCCCGCTCAACCCACACGCACCCATCCCCGACATCAAGGTCAACTCTGCCACGGCCGCTCTCTCTGGCGGACCCTTGAGCGGATGCAAACTTGCGGCCACTGGGGTTCCGATCGCCCCCCCTGGAGCTGCACCGGCACCCAAACCATTCCTGCCCTTTGCCCCGAATCTACCCCGAGATGCGAAGGCCAAGAAGACCCTGCTGAGACGCCACTCCATGCAGACAGAGCAGATCAAGCAGCTGGTAAACTTTGAAGAGATCTTTGGCCAGTGAGATAAACTATATATAAACTATGGAAAATAACCACTATGTCCTCTTGCACAGATGTGATCGTTACTGTTCTGATTTGAACCGAAGGAGGATGttaaaaaagagataaaagtGTATAGAAATACTGAATTAAGAATTGAAGAGTTTGgatccaaaacgctatatctcagttttttaaaaacattaaaaagtcatgctatttaattgtgtatttcaggtaatatcaatcaaattgcagtttatgttgttttgattgagtaaagatacatcaaataacaatacccaattacatTTCTACTGAAATTGCTTGgataacaaaatgtaaaaatatatttctgaaaattcattaaaatagtggctatagtgttttggaaccaaactcttcaattTGAGTTCAAGTTGGACTCATCATGGATCATCATGCTTCAAAGATCTTGAATGACTCATTACTATCTGGTAAAAACACCTATCACTACATTTTTAATTCATCCACTTTGCGTCAGAAAATGTAATTCAATCACAGTATTGATGCCAGCCTCTTTATGTCCAGAGTCCAGACTAGGTTTTGTTGCAAAAACTGAGCTTGTAATAAAGAATGGtacctccaaaaaaaaaa
It includes:
- the ankrd34bb gene encoding ankyrin repeat domain 34Bb, translated to MDDSPTEVRTDGNSLLKAVYLSRLRLTRLLLEGGAYINESNERGETPLMVACRTHHSDAQSVPKAKMVKYLLESNADPNIQDKSGKTALMHACMERAGMEVLSLLLSSGADPSLEDHSGSSALVYAVNSGDKDALRVLLDACKAKGKEVIIITTDKLPSGRQMTKQYLNVPPPPDLEDRLHCTPASCMSPSEIQLCTPPHPLCTALPECQRLGQRDSQGLISAASVGMSQPGSPTHTHTASTIQAPGVAKLLHLQRLHSEPWLKIPPSLLLQQSKGASLTEELQDITPEEELTFQMNGLHYSRRTLAASRHQSIDVKDGSGLLRALEHGNRSDKDQGGGARALLSRKMSYDSASSLQHFSSHHNLGREGGAAEAVPVDRDVPDCLPNLAVSSLRNVVRRRNIGMEHYSSDSQLPQFSSQTSEERAGSAVSASEKRKLVPSRSSTLSGSRESLEGLPQRRAAAGGMLERRGSGALLLDHIAQTRPGYLPPLNPHAPIPDIKVNSATAALSGGPLSGCKLAATGVPIAPPGAAPAPKPFLPFAPNLPRDAKAKKTLLRRHSMQTEQIKQLVNFEEIFGQ